From a single Gadus morhua chromosome 3, gadMor3.0, whole genome shotgun sequence genomic region:
- the ppp3r1b gene encoding calcineurin subunit B type 1b, with protein sequence MGNEASYPLEMCTHFDPDEIKRLGKRFKKLDLDNSGSLSVEEFMSLPELQQNPLVQRVIEIFDTDGNGEVDFKEFIEGVSQFSVKGDKEQKLRFAFRIYDMDKDGYISNGELFQVLKMMVGNNLKDTQLQQIVDKTIINADKDGDGRISFREFCSVVGGLDIHKKMVVDV encoded by the exons TTGACCCAGATGAGATCAAGCGGCTGGGGAAACGTTTCAAGAAGCTGGACCTGGACAACTCTGGCTCCCTGAGTGTGGAGGAGTTCATGTCCTTACCTGAGCTCCAGCAGAACCCGCTGGTCCAGAGGGTCATCGAGATATTTGACACTGACGGCAACGGGGAGGTGGACTTCAAAG AATTCATCGAAGGGGTCTCCCAGTTCAGCGTGAAGGGGGACAAGGAGCAGAAGTTACGCT TCGCCTTCAGGATCTACGACATGGACAAGGACGGCTACATCTCCAACGGGGAGCTGTTCCAGGTGCTGAAGATGATGGTGGGCAACAACCTGAAGGACACGCAGCTGCAGCAGATCGTGGACAAGACCATCATCAACGCCGACAAGGACGGAGACGGACGCATCTCCTTCAGAGAGTTTTGCTCC GTGGTCGGAGGTCTGGACATCCACAAGAAGATGGTGGTGGACGTGTGA
- the wu:fc21g02 gene encoding uncharacterized protein wu:fc21g02, which produces MNGKSAFEMLGCVVVLLGAILSAECFAKNDLHERLAHGRQLKIFLPKTSERLEFIPAGQSVASDVYWEKGQHRPKRGSVFTTGSDRRWTLDKVTYADEGTYIQKDFWQKEVSSVKVAVTPRHVFTKCVAGEDLSVSLEGIELSDATLRFSGENINITLVRDGAPVGLDHLDYHDRVRPQHTRIDIREVNTTDVGHYTLLDRRDRVVSIVRMELTDHHDSSGGNPLLALLLLMGIPAGICCCCRKKIFKKKATYTSTTLQTTPVGQYSPAGGPAGPPPSYQPGPGEPTVFYHGPNTGPAVQPPPAGGQWNGPQPSPGSYPPVNPMYPPVDPGFPPAGPSYPPSGPGYPPAGPGYPPSGPGYPPAGPVYPPAQPTQWNVPAPGPYQPGAAPMGYAPAMYSAPPGDAALSAPANAPLLAPQVEAPSAPVPPNPTQPGDSTYKFEVDTGKNNSSNFL; this is translated from the exons ATGAACGGAAAATCAGCGTTTGAG atGTTGGGCTGTGTCGTGGTTCTGCTGGGAGCCATCCTCAGTGCTG AATGCTTTGCTAAAAATGACCTCCATGAGCGTCTGGCTCACGGCCGGCAGCTGAAGATCTTCCTCCCTAAGACCTCAGAGCGACTGGAGTTCATCCCTGCAGGCCAGTCTGTGGCCAGCGACGTCTATTGGGAGAAGGGCCAGCACAG GCCGAAAAGAGGGAGTGTTTTTACGACGGGAAGTGACCGCCGCTGGACTCTGGATAAG GTGACGTACGCGGACGAGGGAACGTACATCCAGAAAGACTTCTGGCAAAAGGAGGTGTCCAGTGTTAAAGTAGCCGTAACAC CAAGACACGTCTTTACGAAGTGTGTTGCTGGGGAggatctctctgtgtctctggagGGCATCGAGCTGAGTGACGCCACCCTCCGCTTCTCTGGAGAAAACATCAACATCACCCTG gtgcgggATGGGGCCCCGGTGGGGCTGGACCACCTGGACTACCACGACCGGGTGCGACCGCAGCACACCAGGATTGACATCCGGGAGGTGAACACCACCGACGTGGGTCACTACACCCTGTTGGACCGCCGGGACCGCGTGGTGTCCATCGTACGCATGGAACTCACGG ACCACCATGACTCCAGCGGGGGGAACCCCCTCCTGGCCCTCCTGCTGCTCATGGGCATCCCAGCtggcatctgctgctgctgcaggaagAAGATCTTCAAGAAGAAAGCCAcctacacctccaccacactacag ACGACCCCGGTGGGGCAGTACTCCCCTGCGGGAGGTCCAGccggccctcccccctcctatcAACCTGGTCCTGGGGAGCCCAcg GTGTTTTACCATGGGCCCAATacg ggtCCGGCGGTACAACCCCCTCCAGCTGGGGGACAGTGGAACGGCCCGCAGCCTTCTCCG GGCTCCTACCCCCCCGTGAACCCCATGTACCCCCCTGTGGACCCGGGgttcccccccgctggcccgtccTACCCCCCCTCAGGCCCGGGGtacccccccgctggcccgggGTACCCCCCCTCAGGCCCGGGGTACCCCCCTGCTGGCCCGGTGTACCCCCCTGCCCAGCCCACGCAGTGGAATGTCCCGGCGCCTGGACCCTACCAGCCCGGCGCCGCTCCAATG GGCTACGCTCCAGCGATGTACTCCGCTCCACCGGGCGACGCCGCACTCTCTGCTCCCGCCAACGCCCCGCTGCTGGCTCCCCag GTGGAGGCTCCATCAGCACCAGTGCCTCCTAACCCCACCCAACCCGGCGACTCCACCTACAAGTTCGAGGTCGACACAGGAAAGAACAACTCCTCCAACTTCCTGTAA